The proteins below come from a single Mangifera indica cultivar Alphonso chromosome 16, CATAS_Mindica_2.1, whole genome shotgun sequence genomic window:
- the LOC123199647 gene encoding FCS-Like Zinc finger 5-like — MLLGKRPRPPIKRTTSMTGITVDVSNMDSSESSDHHLQPPPNVLPLAVPQNINVYDQRFLSMVSPRNLQINNNNNNEFMMETSHFLRACGLCNRRLAPGRDIYMYRGDTAFCSLECREKKMKQDERREKLSASSSSSPPPGPRASTASGESEPVAAA, encoded by the exons ATGTTGCTGGGGAAGCGTCCGCGCCCTCCGATTAAGCGAACTACAAGCATGACAGGGATCACCGTTGATGTCTCCAACATGGACTCTTCAGAGTCCTCTGATCATCATCTTCAACCTCCTCCTAACGTACTCCCTCTGGCTGTGCCACAGAACATCAACGTCTACGATCAACGGTTTCTTTCCATGGTTTCTCCGAGAAACCTgcagataaataataataataataatgagttCATGATGGAGACTTCTCATTTCCTTAGAGCTTGTGGCCTTTGTAATCGCCGCCTGGCTCCCGGCCGTGACATTTACATGTATAG GGGGGACACAGCTTTTTGTAGTTTAGAGTgcagggaaaagaaaatgaagcaagatgagagaagagagaagttgagtgcatcatcatcatcctcaccACCACCAGGTCCACGGGCCTCCACTGCGTCAGGTGAAAGCGAGCCAGTGGCTGCAGCTTGA